Below is a genomic region from Candidatus Methylomirabilis sp..
AAACGCATGAATGGCTATCGTGGCATGGAGGTCTCTGAAGTAGGGCAATCGGCGGAGGGCGACCGCAATGCGGCGATCCGTGTCTACATCCCAACCCCGTATCGAGGACTGACTCAGAATCAGCCCCTTGTCGAGGGACGAGGGGACGATCTGGTGGAGCTTCTGGAGGATCTGGAGACGCGCTTTCCAGGGATTCATAAGCATGTGTTTGATCAGATGGGCGAACTCCACCGTCATCTCAATGTCTATGTGAACAACGTGGGGGTGGAGGAATTGGGGGGGAAGCGGACCGCGCTCAAGGACGGAGACGAAGTGGCCTTGATCCCGGCCATGGCAGGGGGGGGCATACCTTTCAACGAAGAGCAGATCCGCCGTTACAGTCGTCATATCATCCTCCCTGAGGTGGGCGGAAAGGGGCAGCGCAAGCTCTTAAACAGTTCGGCGTTGCTCGTCGGGGCGGGCGGCCTGGGCTCTCCTGCGGCCCTCTATCTGGCCGCTGCCGGTGTCGGTCGCCTCGGCATCATTGATGCCGATGTGGTGGACCTGAGCAACCTGCAGCGACAGATTCTCCATCACATGGATGATGTGGGACGACCGAAGGTCGTCTCGGCGGTCGAGGCGATCGGCCAGATCAATCCCGACGTGAAGGTGGAGCCGATCCAAGCGGTTCTCTCCTCGGCGAACGCGAAGGAGGTCATCAGCCAGTATGACCTGGTCGTGAATGGCTGTGACAATTTTCCGACCCGATACCTGGTCAACGACGCCTGTGTATTCCTGAAGAAACCCCTCGTGGACGGGTCTATCTTCAAGTTCGAAGGCCAGGTCACGGTTTTTGTCCCCGGTCACGGCTGCTATCGCTGTCTGTACCCTGCGCCCCCTCCCCCAGGGCTGGTCCCAAGCTGTCAGGAGGCCGGTGTGCTGGGCGTGCTGTGCGGTATCGTCGGAAGTCTCCAGGCGATCGAAGCGATTAAACTGCTGCTTGGGATTGGCGACTCTCTGGCCGGGCGACTCCTCTTCTTCGATTCGTTGGGGATGGAGTTTCGGCAGGTCAAGGTACGGCGGGCCTCCGACTGCCCGGTTTGTGGAGACGATCCAACCATCACCGATCTGATCGATTATCACGAGTTTTGCGGAGTGCCGGGCGGTGGCCACTGAGGCCGCGAACGGCGCAGCGATGGTCCGGATGATAGGCCTGGGTCTCGTCGTCGGGGTGACGTTCGGATACGCCCTGCAGCGCGGCCGCTTCTGTATGAACTCGACGTTTCGCGATATCCTGCTGGCGCGGGATCTTACCCTGCTGCGGGCCTATCTCCTGGCGCTGTTGATTCAGATGGTCGGAGTCAGGGCAATGGCGACGCTGGGTCTGTTCGGGTTGGGTGTCACACCGTTTTTCTGGATGGCGACGCTGTTCGGTGGATTCGTCTTTGGCCTTGGTATGGCCTTTTCCGGCGGGTGTGTGAGCGGGAGCAGTTACCGGTCAGGTGAGGGGATGGTGGGCTCGATTATCGCGCTGCTCGGATTTGTGTTTGGGATCACGATGACCAATGACGGCGTGCTCGAGCCGGTGCAAGCCGCCTTTCGGAGTCGGGTGGTTGAAATCGATGGGCAGCCTGCAACGCTGGATCGCCTCCTGGGCGTGAACCCATGGATACTGGTGATGACCTTTGTGACGGTTGGCGGATGGTGGCTTCTGAAGAGCCCGGCCGGCGGCTACCAGAGAGGGTGGAGTTGGATGAGGAGCGGGATCACCATCGGCCTGATCGCCACGGCTGCCTGGCCGATCTCAGCCCTGACCGGAAGAGAGTACGGTCTTTCCATTACCGAGCCGATCCGAACAATCTCGGGGTTTCTGTTCACGGGTGACACCTCTCTGCTCACTTGGGGGAGTTTTATGTGGGTGGGGCTCATCGCGGGCGCGTACGTGGCGGCGCGGTCGCATGGAGAGTTTGCCTGGCGCGCCCCTGGCGCTCAGCGTCTTCTCCAGGCTCTCGGGGGCGGTCTGCTGATGGGCATGGGGGCGGGTATTGCGGGTGGATGTAACATCGGTCATGGACTGACCGGGGTCCCGCTCTTTGGGCTGAGCAGTGTGACGGCGACCCTCAGTATTATCTTGGGAGTCTGGGCTGGGGTCTATCTGTTGTTTGGCAGTGTGGCGTTTGAGCGTGGGGCGCGAAGCGCCCAGCGGGCGTAGAGCCTCCCGAACGTGGTCCCAATCGTGCAATCATGGGGGCAGCGATGATGAAGCACGCTCTTGATGTGACTGGAGAGATTTGTCCGTATCCGTTGATGTTAACCAAACAGAAGATGGGGGAGATCACGGCCGGTGAACAACTGGTGGTGATTGTCGATTACGCGAAATCGGTCGAAGACATCCCCAGGTGGGCAAAAGAGGAAGGACATGCCGTCCTCGCCATCTCGGAAGTTGGCAGAACGCAGTGGGAAATCGTCCTGGAAAAAGCCTGACCTGCATGATTGGAGGAATGGAAATGAGTAGGGCGCCTGAGCAGGCAGCCGAGATCCTTGATCTGAAGGGGGAGGTATGCCCCTACACGTTTGTGAAGACTAAATTGGCGCTGGAAGAGCTGCAAAGCGGTCAGACGCTGAGAGTCATCGTGGATAACTCCGGCTCTGCTGCGAACGTTCCCAGGAGCCTGACGAGTGAGGGATACATCGTGACAGATGTGACACAGCTCAATGACACTGACTGGGCGATCACGGTCATAAAGGCCTGAGCCGCAGGATGAAGGTGAGCCGGGGACGAGACAGCCGACAAAGAGGGCATGGATGAAATCAATCGATATTCTTGATGCGATCGGGCACACGCCGCTGATCGAGCTGCCGCGGATGAGTCCCAAGAAAGAGGTTCGGATCTTCGCCAAGCTGGAGGGAGCGAACCCGACCGGTAGCTTGAAGGATCGAATCGCGAAGTACATGATCGAGCAGGCCGAGCGGAGCGGTGCACTCACGGCGGACAAAACGATTCTGGAGCCGACGAGCGGCAATACCGGCATTGCCCTGGCCATGATCGGACGGAGGAAGGGGTACAAGGTCAAGGTGGTGATCCCGGAAAACGCCACCCCGGAGCGACGTCAGCTCCTGGAGATCTTTGGCGCCGAGTTGATCTATTCCGATGGGACGAAAGGGAGCAACGGTGCCATTGAGTTGGCTCAAAAGCTGGTGGCGCAGGATCCAACCCTTTTCATGCCCTTTCAGTACGGCAATCCGGCCAACCCTCTGGCCCACTATGAAACGACCGGGGTGGAGATCCTGAACGACCTCCCGGAGGTCGATGCCTTTGTAGCCGGTCTTGGGACCGGCGGAACTCTGATGGGCGTGGGGAGACGGCTGAAGGAATGTAACCCCAAGACCAAGGTCATTGCCGTGGAGCCGAATCCGGGCGATCTGGTCCAGGGGCTTCGCAGCCTGGACGAAGGTTTCATTCCCCCGATCCTTGACACCAGCCTCCTGGACGGCAAAATTATGGTCGATTCCCGCTGCGCCTTTGCCGCCACCAAAGATCTGACCAACAAGGAAGGGATCTTTGCCGGCGTGTCCTCTGGAGCGGTCGTTCATGTGGCGATGCGAACGGCGCATCGAATGGAGAAGGGCAACATCGTGGTGATCCTCTGCGATGGCGGGTGGAAGTATGTGAGTCTGGGTGTCTGGCACAAGGAGTTTCCGGAGCTGGGCGAGAACATGTACAGTCACCTCTGGTGGTAGGATGGGCCTCACGCAATCGGAGCTGGATGACGTCTTTGCTCATGCCGAAGAGTCGTATCCGGACGAGGCCTGCGGAATCGTCATAGGCAAGCCGGGCGATCCGGATACGAACATTGTCCGCAGATGCGCGAATCTTGCGAACCAGTATCACCAGGACGATCCAATTCGTTATCCGAGAGATGCAAAGACCGCCTACATCATGGACCCGAAGGACCTTCTGCGGATTCAGAGTGAAGCCGATGCCAAAGGTCTCGAATTCGTTCTTATCTACCATTCACACCCCGATCATGACGCCTACTTTTCCGAGACCGATCGAGAGTTGGCGCTGTTCGATGGTGAACCAGTGTGGCCCAGACTTCAATATCTCGTGGTGTCAGTGAAACACGGTAAGGTGTCGTACTTCAAGGTCTTCAGGTGGGATTCTAGCGTAAAGCAGTTTACAGGAGAACCATCTGCTGCTCTTCAGTGCAACGACTAGCATGATGAATCTCGACATCGGGCAAATTACGCTTATAGGTATCACGCTCTTTGCGGCCACCGTGAATGGGGCACTGGGATACGGATTTTCATCGCTGACCGTCCCCGTTGCCCTCATCTTTTATTCCAACAGGATCTTGAACCCTGCCCTGGTATTGGTGGAGGTGGCGCTCAATAGCTACGTGCTGCTCGTCAATCGGCGGAGCATCCCAAAGATCTGGAAGAGGGTACTGCCGATCGTGTGCGGCCTTATTCCAGGCGTCATCGCGGGGAGCTATGCCCTCTCGATGGCGGGCCCGGAATGGCTCAAGCTGATCACGTATCTCATCGTACTGCCGTTGATCCTGCTGCAGGCGGCAGGAGTCAGGCGGCCGATTCGGTCCGAACATCTCATTGGTGTCCCGTTCGGCGCCGGCGTTGGCGTTCTCTATTCAACAACCACTATCTCCGGTCCTCCGTTGGCGCTCCTGTTCAATAACCAGGGCTTTGTCAAAGGTGAGTTTCGAGCCGCCATTGGCCTGATCAGAATAGTCGAATCAACCGTGACAGCGACTGCGTATTACTACCTGGGAGTGTACACTGCGGCGAGTACGGGGCTCCTTTCGTCGATCATCCCCAGCGTTATCATTGGAATTCCGATAGGGGCCTACGTCATCAGGCAGATGAATGCTGAGACGTTCAGAAGAATCTGCATGAGCTTCGATACCTGGGTAGTGGGCTTCGGCTTATCGAAGGTGTTGATCGAGCTGGGGTTGCTCACAAGCCCACGTGCCTACAGTGTCTGGCTGGGCGTTGTCTTTATTGATCTCTTTTTACTCTATGGCTTCTTTACGAGGGGGCCGGAGATCGCGGCGGCCGCCTTGGCTGTCGATGTTGCTGACGGTAGTCCAAGGCTTCTACATCAAAAAACGCCGACCGTCACTCAGGATGATCTGTCTACATGAATGTATCTCCCGATAGCCGCCGGGCGGTGGATGACGGGGAGGGCAGGAACAGTGAAGGGGGAGATGTGAGAAGTGAGATGTGGCAAGGGAGAAGCGAGAAATGATGCGTGATACGAACGAATCAGAGAAGGCAAATCTCGCCAACGGGCCGTCCTGGGCGAGCGAGGAGGAGATCGACACCTTCGATCAGTTCGTCCACAGGTTCTGGAATGGGGAGATCTCACCTGATGAGTTCAAGCGGTTCCGCCTGCAGAACGGGATCTATGGGCAGCGGCAGGAAGGGGAACAGATGTTCCGGATCAAGATCCCGTGGGGCGGGCTTAGCGCGGCCCAACT
It encodes:
- the moeB gene encoding molybdopterin-synthase adenylyltransferase MoeB — encoded protein: MNGYRGMEVSEVGQSAEGDRNAAIRVYIPTPYRGLTQNQPLVEGRGDDLVELLEDLETRFPGIHKHVFDQMGELHRHLNVYVNNVGVEELGGKRTALKDGDEVALIPAMAGGGIPFNEEQIRRYSRHIILPEVGGKGQRKLLNSSALLVGAGGLGSPAALYLAAAGVGRLGIIDADVVDLSNLQRQILHHMDDVGRPKVVSAVEAIGQINPDVKVEPIQAVLSSANAKEVISQYDLVVNGCDNFPTRYLVNDACVFLKKPLVDGSIFKFEGQVTVFVPGHGCYRCLYPAPPPPGLVPSCQEAGVLGVLCGIVGSLQAIEAIKLLLGIGDSLAGRLLFFDSLGMEFRQVKVRRASDCPVCGDDPTITDLIDYHEFCGVPGGGH
- a CDS encoding YeeE/YedE family protein — protein: MATEAANGAAMVRMIGLGLVVGVTFGYALQRGRFCMNSTFRDILLARDLTLLRAYLLALLIQMVGVRAMATLGLFGLGVTPFFWMATLFGGFVFGLGMAFSGGCVSGSSYRSGEGMVGSIIALLGFVFGITMTNDGVLEPVQAAFRSRVVEIDGQPATLDRLLGVNPWILVMTFVTVGGWWLLKSPAGGYQRGWSWMRSGITIGLIATAAWPISALTGREYGLSITEPIRTISGFLFTGDTSLLTWGSFMWVGLIAGAYVAARSHGEFAWRAPGAQRLLQALGGGLLMGMGAGIAGGCNIGHGLTGVPLFGLSSVTATLSIILGVWAGVYLLFGSVAFERGARSAQRA
- a CDS encoding sulfurtransferase TusA family protein, giving the protein MMKHALDVTGEICPYPLMLTKQKMGEITAGEQLVVIVDYAKSVEDIPRWAKEEGHAVLAISEVGRTQWEIVLEKA
- a CDS encoding sulfurtransferase TusA family protein produces the protein MSRAPEQAAEILDLKGEVCPYTFVKTKLALEELQSGQTLRVIVDNSGSAANVPRSLTSEGYIVTDVTQLNDTDWAITVIKA
- a CDS encoding cysteine synthase family protein, which produces MKSIDILDAIGHTPLIELPRMSPKKEVRIFAKLEGANPTGSLKDRIAKYMIEQAERSGALTADKTILEPTSGNTGIALAMIGRRKGYKVKVVIPENATPERRQLLEIFGAELIYSDGTKGSNGAIELAQKLVAQDPTLFMPFQYGNPANPLAHYETTGVEILNDLPEVDAFVAGLGTGGTLMGVGRRLKECNPKTKVIAVEPNPGDLVQGLRSLDEGFIPPILDTSLLDGKIMVDSRCAFAATKDLTNKEGIFAGVSSGAVVHVAMRTAHRMEKGNIVVILCDGGWKYVSLGVWHKEFPELGENMYSHLWW
- a CDS encoding M67 family metallopeptidase, whose product is MGLTQSELDDVFAHAEESYPDEACGIVIGKPGDPDTNIVRRCANLANQYHQDDPIRYPRDAKTAYIMDPKDLLRIQSEADAKGLEFVLIYHSHPDHDAYFSETDRELALFDGEPVWPRLQYLVVSVKHGKVSYFKVFRWDSSVKQFTGEPSAALQCND
- a CDS encoding sulfite exporter TauE/SafE family protein, translated to MMNLDIGQITLIGITLFAATVNGALGYGFSSLTVPVALIFYSNRILNPALVLVEVALNSYVLLVNRRSIPKIWKRVLPIVCGLIPGVIAGSYALSMAGPEWLKLITYLIVLPLILLQAAGVRRPIRSEHLIGVPFGAGVGVLYSTTTISGPPLALLFNNQGFVKGEFRAAIGLIRIVESTVTATAYYYLGVYTAASTGLLSSIIPSVIIGIPIGAYVIRQMNAETFRRICMSFDTWVVGFGLSKVLIELGLLTSPRAYSVWLGVVFIDLFLLYGFFTRGPEIAAAALAVDVADGSPRLLHQKTPTVTQDDLST